A portion of the Stigmatella aurantiaca DW4/3-1 genome contains these proteins:
- a CDS encoding glycoside hydrolase — MCYSSPDLKNWKWVSYPLKPSAHAELASSKIERPKVIYNATTGKYVMWMHYENAADDSLGRVAVASSRSVCGSYTYHGRFRPLGYESRDMTVFKVHLSGRPLEREPAR; from the coding sequence GTGTGTTACTCCTCGCCCGATTTGAAGAATTGGAAGTGGGTCAGCTATCCGCTGAAGCCGAGTGCTCATGCGGAGCTGGCAAGCAGCAAGATCGAGCGGCCCAAGGTCATCTACAACGCGACGACCGGCAAGTACGTCATGTGGATGCATTACGAGAACGCCGCGGACGACTCCCTGGGCCGGGTCGCCGTCGCCTCCAGCCGCTCGGTCTGCGGCAGCTACACGTACCACGGCCGCTTCCGGCCGCTTGGCTACGAGTCCAGGGACATGACGGTGTTCAAGGTACATCTATCTGGGCGACCGCTGGAACGCGAACCTGCTCGGTGA
- the mmsA gene encoding CoA-acylating methylmalonate-semialdehyde dehydrogenase, which produces MAFVQLPDSPVLCRNLVGGEWISPAGAATLDVRSPYTGGVIGRVPLTPSAGVAPIVEAAKKAAVGWQAIGLRERTAHLSRFRALLEKNLERLAHLAASEAGKTVAEARAGLLKGLEVCDFSLSLQNLDTGGAMEVSRGVTCEFRREPLGVVAGITPFNFPAMVPLWMIPTALIVGNAFILKPSEKVPLTACALGELMLEAGLPPGVFSLLHGGKEAVQGLLEHPDVQAVGFVGSSAVARRVYAEGASRGKRVLALGGAKNHLIVVPDADPDLTPQAVVDSFTGCAGQRCMAASVLVAVGNVQSLIDEVARRAASMEVGSSMGALIDRASQERLETAIARAESEGARVLVDGRGKKPQGAAWAGGNWLGPTILDNVRPDMEAAQRELFGPLISIVRVPTLSAALELEAASPYGNAASIFTTNGAVAQHVVESARAGMVGVNVGVPVPREPFSFGGINESRFGHGDITGPGGVEFWSQTKKVTRKWTARTDGSWMS; this is translated from the coding sequence GTGGCCTTCGTGCAGCTTCCCGACAGTCCCGTTCTCTGCCGTAACCTCGTGGGCGGCGAGTGGATCTCTCCCGCGGGCGCCGCGACGCTCGATGTGCGCAGTCCCTACACAGGGGGCGTGATCGGCCGCGTGCCGCTGACTCCCTCCGCGGGGGTCGCCCCCATCGTCGAGGCCGCGAAGAAGGCCGCCGTGGGCTGGCAGGCCATCGGGCTGCGCGAGCGCACGGCGCACCTGTCGCGCTTCCGCGCCTTGCTGGAGAAGAACCTGGAGCGGTTGGCCCACCTTGCCGCCAGCGAGGCGGGCAAGACGGTGGCCGAGGCCCGCGCGGGGCTCCTCAAGGGGCTCGAGGTGTGTGACTTCTCCCTCTCGCTCCAGAACCTGGACACGGGCGGGGCCATGGAAGTGAGCCGCGGGGTGACGTGCGAGTTCCGGCGCGAGCCCCTGGGTGTGGTGGCGGGCATCACCCCGTTCAACTTCCCGGCCATGGTGCCGCTGTGGATGATTCCCACCGCGCTCATCGTGGGCAACGCCTTCATCCTCAAGCCCTCCGAGAAGGTGCCGCTCACCGCGTGCGCCCTGGGCGAGCTGATGCTCGAGGCGGGGCTTCCTCCCGGCGTCTTCTCGCTGCTCCACGGCGGCAAGGAGGCCGTGCAGGGGCTGCTGGAGCACCCGGATGTCCAGGCGGTGGGCTTCGTCGGCTCGTCCGCGGTGGCCCGGCGCGTGTACGCGGAGGGAGCGTCGCGCGGCAAGCGCGTGCTGGCCCTGGGCGGCGCGAAGAACCACCTCATCGTCGTTCCGGACGCGGACCCGGACCTCACCCCGCAGGCGGTGGTGGACTCGTTCACCGGGTGCGCGGGCCAGCGCTGCATGGCCGCCAGCGTGCTCGTGGCCGTGGGCAATGTGCAGTCCCTCATCGACGAGGTGGCGCGCCGCGCGGCCTCGATGGAGGTGGGGTCCAGCATGGGGGCCCTCATCGACCGGGCGAGCCAGGAGCGGCTGGAGACGGCCATCGCCCGCGCCGAGTCCGAGGGCGCGCGCGTGCTGGTGGATGGGCGCGGCAAGAAGCCCCAGGGCGCGGCCTGGGCCGGTGGCAACTGGCTGGGGCCCACGATCCTCGACAACGTCCGCCCGGACATGGAGGCGGCCCAGCGGGAGCTGTTCGGTCCGTTGATCTCCATCGTCCGCGTGCCCACGCTGTCGGCGGCGCTGGAGCTGGAGGCGGCCTCGCCCTACGGCAACGCCGCCTCCATCTTCACCACCAACGGGGCGGTGGCCCAGCACGTGGTGGAGAGCGCCCGCGCGGGCATGGTGGGGGTGAACGTGGGCGTGCCCGTGCCGCGTGAGCCGTTCTCGTTCGGCGGCATCAACGAGTCCCGCTTCGGCCATGGCGACATCACCGGCCCGGGCGGCGTCGAGTTCTGGAGCCAGACGAAGAAGGTGACGCGCAAGTGGACGGCGCGCACCGATGGCTCGTGGATGAGCTGA
- a CDS encoding DUF2378 family protein, with amino-acid sequence MNGTGLTGGGHTLRLAVMAEKLVFDYAIEGLFLRGLAGQMTQRLKDRLRQGGIDLDQKLLPAYSFDTWVRCLEMAVTELFPALPEPDAWRLLGEFMVKGYQETPTGAAMLTLLTALGPHQRLARLQKSLRSGNNYTLTRLKTVAPTVVEVWVNDASSTRYFVQGLIFAGMFMDRVTGLTVDILGVDAEGTTYRIAWRGSRRGRYR; translated from the coding sequence ATGAACGGCACTGGCTTGACTGGCGGTGGCCACACGCTGAGGCTGGCCGTTATGGCGGAGAAGCTCGTCTTTGATTACGCGATCGAAGGCCTCTTCCTGCGAGGGCTCGCGGGGCAGATGACGCAGCGGCTGAAGGACAGGCTGCGGCAAGGGGGGATCGACCTGGACCAGAAATTGTTGCCGGCCTACTCCTTCGACACGTGGGTGCGGTGTCTGGAGATGGCGGTGACCGAGCTGTTCCCTGCGCTGCCCGAGCCGGACGCCTGGCGGCTGCTGGGTGAGTTCATGGTGAAAGGCTACCAGGAGACGCCAACGGGGGCCGCCATGCTCACGCTGTTGACGGCGCTGGGGCCGCACCAGCGGCTGGCCCGCTTGCAGAAGAGTCTTCGTTCGGGCAACAACTATACCCTCACGCGGCTCAAGACGGTGGCTCCCACGGTGGTGGAAGTATGGGTGAACGATGCGAGCAGCACGCGCTACTTCGTCCAAGGGCTCATCTTCGCGGGGATGTTCATGGACCGGGTGACGGGCCTGACCGTGGACATCCTGGGCGTTGATGCGGAGGGCACGACCTATCGCATTGCATGGCGGGGCTCCCGGAGAGGACGGTACCGGTGA
- a CDS encoding GNAT family N-acetyltransferase gives MDSVGRVLIREARPEDDVAIGELLVDAYVTQYAKKLPEVVYTDERKRALREVAAKREVATVLVAEVGGEVAGTVALFAPGAPGSEAWLPDAADLRHLATAVRYHGQGLGKPLLDAAEALARKWGVKAVCLHVRRGVSGVARMYMGRGYVRTPEGDLDTPTVFLEAYVLRLAV, from the coding sequence ATGGACAGTGTGGGCCGGGTGCTCATTCGTGAGGCGCGGCCCGAGGATGACGTCGCCATCGGCGAGCTGCTGGTCGACGCGTACGTGACCCAGTACGCGAAGAAGCTGCCCGAGGTGGTCTACACCGACGAGCGCAAGCGCGCCCTGCGCGAGGTGGCGGCCAAGCGCGAGGTGGCCACGGTGTTGGTGGCCGAAGTGGGGGGCGAGGTGGCGGGGACGGTGGCGCTCTTCGCCCCGGGTGCGCCTGGCTCCGAGGCATGGCTGCCGGACGCGGCGGACCTGAGGCACCTGGCCACGGCGGTTCGCTACCATGGCCAGGGCTTGGGAAAGCCCTTGCTGGATGCGGCCGAGGCGCTCGCGCGCAAGTGGGGCGTGAAGGCCGTGTGCCTGCACGTGCGCCGAGGGGTGAGCGGCGTGGCGCGCATGTACATGGGGCGTGGCTACGTGCGGACGCCCGAAGGCGATCTGGACACCCCCACGGTCTTCCTCGAGGCCTACGTCCTGCGGCTCGCGGTGTGA
- the upp gene encoding uracil phosphoribosyltransferase: MSQDFPNCTVVDHPLVKHKLTLMRRVETSTASFRALLQEISQLLAYEAMRDLKLRDETIQTPLATMEAPVLDGKKLVLVAILRAGQGILDGMLQLVPSARIGHIGMYRDPETLMAVEYYYKVPGQLTDRDVIVCDPMLATGNSAIAALSRIKNSKPGSLRFVCLLACPEGLANLREHHPDVHVYTAAIDERLNEHGYILPGLGDAGDRLFGTK, encoded by the coding sequence GTGAGTCAGGACTTCCCGAACTGTACCGTGGTGGATCACCCGCTGGTGAAGCACAAGCTGACGCTGATGCGGCGGGTGGAGACGAGCACGGCGAGCTTCCGCGCGCTCTTGCAGGAGATCTCGCAATTGCTGGCATACGAGGCCATGCGGGACCTGAAGCTGCGCGACGAGACCATCCAAACGCCGCTGGCGACGATGGAAGCGCCGGTGCTGGACGGCAAGAAGCTGGTGCTGGTGGCCATCCTTCGCGCGGGCCAGGGCATCCTGGACGGCATGCTGCAACTCGTCCCATCGGCGCGCATCGGGCACATCGGCATGTACCGGGACCCCGAGACGCTGATGGCGGTGGAGTACTACTACAAGGTGCCGGGGCAGCTGACGGACCGCGACGTGATTGTCTGTGATCCGATGCTGGCCACGGGCAACTCGGCGATCGCGGCGCTCAGCCGCATCAAGAACAGCAAGCCAGGGAGCTTGCGGTTCGTGTGCTTGCTGGCTTGCCCGGAGGGGCTGGCGAACCTGCGAGAGCACCACCCGGATGTGCACGTGTACACGGCGGCCATCGACGAGCGGCTCAACGAGCACGGCTACATCCTGCCGGGCCTCGGAGATGCAGGGGACCGGCTCTTCGGCACGAAGTAG
- a CDS encoding DUF4091 domain-containing protein: MHLTRLLVLLPWLMALPAAAARPAVWGESAMVKVRPNLAPRARPELQLTAARNEFVSFQVALHGGSTGLSGVRAKLNGFVGPTSISGPDVTLYRVAYLTTVRPSVPGTPVGRWPDGLVPDVDEIAGEGRRAFPFDVPANEARAIWVDVHVPMDAPAGQYRGTVEVLSSEGAPSKVAVRLTVVDATLPSTPSLATAFLVWPPHVCNAHTGSPDCPVAKQEELLARYHRMALEHRVSLSSGFPRVSQPWSHFEAVWSPFLDGTAQTRLPGARLTSFQYVGERTAEGLAAFTAGAGARGWLPRAYDFVGDEPPYGISFEALRQNAELTRQVAPELRTLVTTNSRELDKYALEDLMDVAAPVVNHMDGTAPPFQGDQRATYHDFLSLPGRELWLYQSCMSHGCAYGTNAPENQPGAGWPSYMVDRSAAKARAMEWVTFLEGASGELYYQTVGMLASAWTDQFRFNGNGDGTLFYPGTPAAIGGATDVPVASIRLKLIRLGVQDYEWLKAVSDAGDPDFARRVARQLIPSASKVPDDGEAFERARRSLVARYLKLTGAPALPEEPSVPDAEVPAPPSSETPAPPPGTDPPAEESSLPEPPFASEPAVPGEEDAAAAAGCSTGGTTGAVGGALLMVAWLVAERRRVPVRARAPRRR, translated from the coding sequence ATGCACCTCACGCGTCTGCTGGTCCTGTTGCCCTGGCTGATGGCACTTCCCGCCGCCGCGGCGCGTCCCGCCGTCTGGGGCGAGAGTGCGATGGTGAAGGTCCGGCCGAACTTGGCGCCGCGCGCCCGGCCCGAGCTCCAGCTCACGGCGGCCCGCAACGAGTTCGTCTCCTTTCAGGTGGCGTTGCACGGGGGGAGCACCGGACTGAGTGGGGTGCGGGCGAAGCTGAATGGCTTCGTGGGCCCCACGAGCATCTCGGGCCCGGACGTGACGCTGTACCGGGTGGCCTATCTGACGACGGTCCGGCCCTCGGTCCCGGGGACGCCGGTGGGGCGCTGGCCGGATGGGCTGGTGCCGGATGTGGACGAGATTGCCGGTGAGGGGCGCCGGGCCTTTCCCTTCGATGTTCCCGCGAACGAGGCCCGGGCCATCTGGGTGGACGTGCACGTGCCCATGGACGCTCCTGCCGGGCAGTACCGGGGCACGGTGGAGGTGCTCTCCTCGGAGGGCGCTCCCTCGAAGGTGGCCGTGCGGTTGACGGTGGTGGACGCGACGCTGCCCAGCACCCCCTCGTTGGCCACGGCCTTCCTGGTGTGGCCTCCGCACGTGTGCAACGCGCACACGGGCAGCCCGGATTGTCCGGTGGCGAAGCAGGAGGAGCTGCTGGCGCGCTACCACCGCATGGCGCTCGAGCACCGCGTGTCGCTCTCCAGCGGCTTTCCCCGAGTGTCCCAGCCGTGGAGCCACTTCGAAGCGGTGTGGAGCCCGTTCCTGGACGGCACGGCGCAGACGCGGTTGCCGGGCGCGCGGCTGACGAGCTTTCAGTACGTGGGCGAGCGCACGGCGGAGGGGCTCGCGGCCTTCACGGCGGGGGCCGGGGCGCGGGGCTGGCTGCCGCGGGCGTATGACTTCGTGGGCGACGAGCCGCCCTATGGCATTTCGTTCGAGGCGCTGCGTCAGAACGCGGAGCTGACGCGGCAGGTGGCGCCGGAGCTGCGCACGCTGGTGACGACGAACTCGCGAGAGCTGGACAAGTACGCCCTGGAGGACCTCATGGACGTGGCGGCGCCCGTGGTGAACCACATGGACGGCACGGCGCCTCCGTTCCAGGGAGACCAGCGGGCCACCTACCATGACTTCCTGTCGCTGCCGGGACGGGAGCTGTGGCTCTACCAGAGCTGCATGAGCCATGGGTGCGCGTACGGGACGAACGCGCCGGAGAACCAGCCGGGGGCGGGATGGCCCTCTTATATGGTGGACCGCTCGGCGGCGAAGGCGCGGGCGATGGAATGGGTGACGTTCCTGGAAGGCGCCTCGGGCGAGCTGTACTACCAGACGGTGGGCATGCTGGCGTCGGCGTGGACGGACCAGTTCCGCTTCAACGGCAACGGGGATGGGACGCTGTTCTACCCGGGAACGCCCGCGGCCATTGGCGGGGCCACGGATGTGCCGGTGGCCTCCATCCGGTTGAAGCTCATCCGGCTGGGGGTGCAGGACTACGAGTGGCTCAAGGCGGTGAGCGATGCGGGGGACCCGGACTTCGCGCGCCGGGTGGCCCGGCAGCTCATCCCCTCGGCCTCGAAGGTGCCGGATGATGGGGAGGCCTTCGAGCGCGCCCGGCGCTCGCTCGTCGCGCGCTACCTGAAGTTGACGGGAGCGCCCGCGCTTCCGGAGGAGCCCTCGGTGCCAGACGCCGAGGTGCCCGCGCCGCCCAGCAGCGAAACGCCCGCGCCCCCCCCGGGGACGGATCCGCCCGCGGAGGAGTCCTCGCTTCCGGAGCCTCCCTTCGCCAGCGAGCCCGCAGTCCCCGGGGAGGAGGACGCGGCGGCGGCGGCGGGATGCAGCACGGGCGGCACCACGGGGGCGGTGGGAGGAGCGCTCCTGATGGTGGCGTGGCTCGTGGCCGAGCGGCGCCGGGTTCCCGTGCGCGCCCGGGCGCCTCGCAGGCGATGA
- a CDS encoding lipase family protein translates to MFQPPISKKQEDVFALAVFANLSDGLRKSTEPGCDIEERTLGALNRALVKAKPFIGGWNVVWGPSVHLFNSSVFAVNTMYVAQSTLDPAQYVVAIAGTNTTSVFDWMAEELLVALQVPWGGGAEASGAKIALGIASGLTVLQEMTPSGQRPGAGKTLAEFLTTLTGAKVKLDVTGFGLGGALASTVALWLADTKGLPGHWDPQDNAQLTCLSLAAPSAGNGAFASYADRKRGLKMVRFANDLDIVPQAWNAASLAKVATLYSPIIPGTEPIRALVEMTEQTTRKGNYTQVQAMAPPLMGRVKYNEGFITVPPSPGGHFVDFIKQVGYQHIGPYFDWFHFNPNWMEALPSAFEEDSRALFAELAPGVRRALRAAGVQPPAELPGKNEGEGLRTLQAGRELYPVPQSVEGPAAENLVNVLATALKRNASPRN, encoded by the coding sequence ATGTTCCAGCCCCCTATCAGCAAGAAGCAAGAGGATGTCTTCGCGCTCGCGGTCTTCGCGAATCTGTCGGATGGACTGCGCAAGAGCACTGAACCCGGCTGCGACATCGAGGAGAGAACGCTTGGAGCGCTCAACAGAGCACTCGTGAAGGCCAAACCGTTCATCGGTGGCTGGAACGTGGTGTGGGGCCCGAGTGTGCACCTGTTCAACTCGAGCGTGTTCGCCGTCAACACGATGTATGTCGCGCAGAGCACCCTGGATCCGGCGCAGTATGTCGTCGCGATCGCGGGGACCAATACGACGTCGGTGTTCGACTGGATGGCCGAGGAGCTCCTCGTCGCCTTGCAGGTGCCCTGGGGCGGTGGCGCGGAGGCCTCCGGGGCCAAGATTGCCCTGGGCATCGCCAGCGGGCTGACGGTGCTTCAGGAGATGACGCCCTCGGGCCAGCGGCCCGGGGCGGGCAAGACGCTGGCCGAGTTCCTGACGACCCTCACGGGCGCGAAGGTGAAGCTCGACGTGACGGGCTTTGGCCTGGGCGGGGCGCTGGCCTCGACGGTGGCCCTGTGGCTTGCGGACACGAAGGGCCTGCCGGGACACTGGGATCCCCAGGACAACGCGCAGCTCACCTGCCTGTCCTTGGCGGCCCCGAGCGCGGGCAATGGCGCCTTTGCCTCCTACGCGGACCGGAAGCGGGGGCTCAAGATGGTCCGCTTCGCCAATGATCTGGACATCGTCCCGCAGGCCTGGAACGCGGCTTCCCTGGCGAAGGTGGCCACGCTCTACAGCCCGATCATTCCCGGGACGGAGCCCATCCGGGCGCTGGTGGAGATGACGGAACAGACCACGCGCAAGGGGAACTACACCCAGGTCCAGGCCATGGCTCCGCCGCTGATGGGGAGGGTGAAATACAACGAAGGGTTCATCACGGTCCCGCCCAGTCCAGGGGGGCACTTCGTCGACTTCATCAAGCAGGTGGGCTACCAACACATCGGCCCCTATTTCGACTGGTTCCATTTCAATCCCAACTGGATGGAGGCGCTTCCCTCGGCGTTCGAGGAGGACTCCAGGGCCCTCTTCGCGGAGCTGGCACCGGGGGTGCGCCGCGCGCTGAGGGCCGCGGGGGTGCAACCGCCGGCGGAGCTTCCGGGGAAGAACGAAGGGGAGGGCCTGCGCACGCTCCAGGCCGGGCGCGAGCTGTACCCGGTTCCTCAGAGCGTCGAAGGGCCGGCCGCCGAGAACCTCGTGAATGTCCTGGCCACGGCGCTCAAGCGGAACGCGAGCCCTCGGAACTGA
- a CDS encoding discoidin domain-containing protein, with amino-acid sequence MPLILNGANGTASLEWRSSRSLDAATGTVSSPSLVNPALGKPATASSTASGFAASRANDGNDQAAWKASGVTWPSWWQVDLGAARSILYEVQLLGT; translated from the coding sequence TTGCCGCTGATCCTGAACGGCGCGAACGGAACCGCCTCCCTGGAGTGGCGCAGCAGCCGGAGCCTGGATGCCGCGACCGGCACCGTGTCGTCTCCCAGCCTCGTCAACCCTGCGCTGGGCAAACCGGCGACGGCCAGCTCCACGGCCTCCGGCTTCGCCGCGAGCCGGGCGAACGACGGGAACGATCAGGCGGCGTGGAAGGCGTCCGGTGTCACCTGGCCCTCCTGGTGGCAGGTGGATCTCGGCGCGGCTCGCAGCATCTTGTATGAGGTTCAACTGCTCGGCACCTGA
- a CDS encoding DUF3592 domain-containing protein, giving the protein MGFIFLAAGIAMGVICLVTLARTRRFLSQAHETQAEVVGNHSRRHNRKNTYYPVLRYLTQEGAQHEVVSPVGSNPPRYREGDRVPLLYNPANPQDVRIHNFLNLWLLPLLFGFMGAAFLLVGVLALSAGALRR; this is encoded by the coding sequence ATGGGGTTCATCTTCTTGGCCGCAGGCATTGCAATGGGGGTGATCTGCCTGGTCACACTCGCGCGCACCCGGCGCTTTCTCTCCCAGGCCCACGAGACGCAGGCCGAGGTGGTGGGCAATCACTCGCGCCGCCACAACCGGAAGAACACCTACTATCCGGTGCTGCGCTACCTGACCCAGGAGGGCGCTCAGCACGAGGTGGTCTCCCCCGTGGGCTCCAATCCGCCCCGCTACCGGGAGGGAGACCGGGTCCCCCTCCTCTACAACCCGGCCAACCCCCAGGATGTGCGCATCCACAACTTCCTCAACCTGTGGCTCCTGCCGCTCCTCTTTGGCTTCATGGGGGCCGCCTTCCTGCTGGTGGGCGTGCTCGCGCTGTCGGCCGGTGCCCTGCGGCGCTGA
- a CDS encoding GTP cyclohydrolase II — protein sequence MPEKKPVNHIRLTSHPDSDSQATRLVWGEAEPLRRGPVVATLTEPAHRNVIGTHAGSYAIYRALAVAAGSLPQDHRADLTNTSPAEQIGPFPSWKDPERIVSMDPWGAVAPQVFRAYVDQGVDIRPTIAITRAHMNMPELRDAITAGRLVPDGHHLTANGDVKVTKAAVEPVWHLPGIAKRFGLTESALRRGLFEHTGGMFPELITRPDLHVFLPPIGGLTIYFFGKMETISDPNVPLAVRVHDECNGSDVFGSDICTCRPYLAHGVEECVRTAQAGGAGVIVYSRKEGRALGEVTKFLVYNARKRQEGGDSAATYFHRTECVAGVQDMRFQELMPDALHWMGITRIHRFVSMSDMKYNAITRSGIEIVERIPIPDGLIPADAQVEMEAKKAAGYYTPGKVANTQELQQVKGRDLDA from the coding sequence ATGCCCGAAAAGAAGCCGGTCAATCACATCCGCCTCACCTCTCATCCGGACAGTGACTCGCAGGCCACGCGGCTGGTCTGGGGGGAGGCGGAACCCCTGCGCCGAGGCCCCGTGGTGGCCACGCTCACCGAGCCCGCGCACCGCAACGTCATTGGCACGCACGCGGGCTCCTACGCCATCTACCGCGCGCTGGCCGTCGCCGCGGGCAGCCTGCCGCAGGACCACCGCGCGGACCTGACGAACACCTCGCCCGCGGAGCAGATTGGCCCCTTCCCCTCGTGGAAGGACCCGGAACGCATCGTCTCCATGGACCCGTGGGGCGCGGTGGCCCCGCAGGTGTTCCGCGCCTATGTGGACCAGGGCGTGGACATCCGGCCCACCATCGCCATCACCCGCGCGCACATGAACATGCCGGAGCTGCGCGATGCCATCACCGCCGGCCGGCTCGTCCCGGACGGCCACCACCTGACGGCCAACGGGGACGTGAAGGTGACGAAGGCCGCGGTGGAGCCGGTGTGGCACCTGCCCGGCATCGCCAAGCGCTTCGGGCTGACGGAGAGCGCGCTGCGCCGGGGCCTCTTCGAGCACACGGGCGGCATGTTCCCGGAGCTCATCACCCGGCCGGACCTGCACGTCTTCCTGCCGCCCATCGGCGGGCTCACCATCTACTTCTTCGGAAAGATGGAGACGATCTCCGACCCGAACGTGCCGCTGGCGGTCCGCGTGCACGATGAGTGCAACGGCTCGGACGTGTTCGGCAGCGACATCTGCACGTGCCGGCCGTACCTGGCGCACGGTGTCGAGGAGTGCGTGCGCACGGCGCAAGCCGGCGGCGCGGGCGTCATCGTCTACTCGCGCAAGGAGGGCCGCGCGCTGGGCGAGGTGACCAAGTTCCTCGTGTACAACGCGCGCAAGCGCCAGGAGGGCGGGGACTCGGCGGCGACCTACTTCCACCGCACCGAGTGCGTGGCGGGCGTGCAGGACATGCGCTTCCAGGAGCTGATGCCGGACGCGCTGCACTGGATGGGCATCACCCGGATCCACCGCTTCGTGTCCATGAGCGACATGAAGTACAACGCCATCACCCGCTCGGGCATCGAGATCGTCGAGCGCATCCCCATCCCCGACGGGCTCATCCCCGCGGACGCCCAGGTGGAGATGGAGGCCAAGAAGGCCGCCGGGTACTACACGCCGGGCAAGGTGGCCAACACCCAGGAACTCCAGCAGGTGAAGGGACGGGACCTGGATGCCTGA
- a CDS encoding URC4/urg3 family protein, whose amino-acid sequence MPEASAAVTYLRSPRAVRERCHRLLALGLEDRLPHFRVRMEQLPTVADYVLKVTREAYPTLDIPVHSRWGHFDVGGVTRNAELDARLASLPREERARAKLDLVITSVLLDAGSGPRWKYQEAGGGQYARSEGLAVASFRMFLAGAFSSDPHQPLRADAAGLTGLTRETLARGFQVTDANPLEGLEGRLALLHGLGRVLPRPGALYDALAPRGGPVRASEVLGLVLERLGPIWPGRITLEGVNLGDVWPHASLGPAGSAEGLVPFHKLSQWLTYSLLEPLAEGGVTVTHLDELTGLPEYRNGGLLVDLGLLVPREGRLLEEAFLPGSEPIVEWRALTVALLDEVAGRVRQTLGRTPETLPLAKVLQGGTWSAGRRIAAEKRPGGTPPIRIESDGTVF is encoded by the coding sequence ATGCCTGAGGCTTCCGCCGCCGTCACCTACCTGAGGAGCCCGCGCGCCGTCCGTGAGCGGTGCCACCGGCTGCTGGCGCTGGGCCTGGAGGACCGGCTGCCCCACTTCCGCGTGCGGATGGAGCAGTTGCCCACGGTGGCGGACTACGTGCTGAAGGTGACCCGCGAGGCGTACCCCACGCTGGACATCCCCGTGCACAGCCGCTGGGGACACTTCGACGTGGGCGGCGTGACGCGCAACGCGGAGCTGGATGCGCGGTTGGCCTCGCTGCCCCGCGAGGAGCGGGCGCGGGCGAAGCTGGACCTGGTCATCACCAGCGTCCTGTTGGACGCGGGCAGTGGGCCGCGCTGGAAGTACCAGGAGGCCGGGGGCGGGCAGTACGCGCGCTCGGAGGGGCTGGCGGTGGCCAGCTTCCGCATGTTCCTGGCGGGTGCGTTCTCCTCGGATCCTCACCAGCCGCTGCGCGCGGACGCGGCGGGCCTCACCGGGCTCACGCGCGAGACGCTGGCGCGGGGGTTCCAAGTCACCGACGCCAACCCCTTGGAGGGGCTGGAGGGACGGCTGGCGCTGCTGCACGGGCTGGGGCGGGTGCTGCCGCGGCCCGGGGCCCTGTACGACGCGCTGGCCCCTCGCGGGGGCCCGGTGCGGGCCTCCGAGGTGCTGGGCCTGGTGCTGGAGCGGCTGGGCCCCATCTGGCCGGGCCGCATCACCCTGGAAGGGGTGAACCTGGGCGATGTGTGGCCGCACGCGAGCCTGGGCCCGGCCGGGAGCGCGGAGGGGCTGGTGCCTTTCCACAAGTTGTCCCAGTGGCTGACGTACTCGCTGCTGGAGCCGCTGGCCGAGGGGGGGGTGACGGTGACGCACCTGGATGAGCTCACTGGGCTGCCCGAGTACCGCAACGGCGGGCTGCTGGTGGACCTGGGGCTGCTGGTGCCCCGGGAGGGGCGGCTCCTGGAGGAGGCCTTCCTGCCGGGTTCCGAGCCCATCGTCGAGTGGCGGGCGCTCACCGTGGCGCTCTTGGACGAGGTGGCGGGGCGGGTCCGGCAGACGCTGGGGCGGACGCCCGAGACGCTGCCGCTGGCCAAGGTGCTCCAGGGGGGCACCTGGAGTGCGGGCCGGCGCATCGCCGCGGAGAAACGCCCCGGGGGCACCCCGCCCATTCGCATCGAGAGCGACGGAACGGTCTTCTAA